In the Bacteroides sp. genome, one interval contains:
- a CDS encoding MATE family efflux transporter — translation MRDLTTGSPGKQIFLFALPMLLGNVFQQLYNIVDTIIIGRYIGTNAVAAAGASFPVIFVLISLVIGITTGTTIIISQYYGAKDYEKVKRAIDTAFIILFFGSVILTVLGLVLIGPIWRLLALPEHLVKDATLYFNIFALGLVLMFGYNGVSAVLRGLGDSKTPLYFLIIATILNIFLDLLFVLVFGWGIAGVAIATVVAQGISFGLSVYYLNRYHQLIRVSYSGLVFDRDIFRKSLRIGIPTGLQHTFVSLGMMALLRIVNGFGTSTIAAYTIAGRIDSLAAMPAMNFSMALSTFVGQNLGANKPERVKAGYRSTLSMTTIISLLVSLLAWLFGRQMMGAFTTDPEVIQIGYEYLVIVSSFYILFSAMFTTNGIMRGAGDTIVPMFITLFSLWVLRIPGSYFLSQRMGTDGIWWGIPLAWFFGWLLSWFYYRTGKWRSKAVVKYADNNQRME, via the coding sequence ATGCGCGACCTGACCACGGGATCCCCCGGGAAACAGATTTTTTTATTTGCCCTGCCCATGCTCCTGGGCAATGTGTTTCAGCAGTTATACAACATTGTTGACACCATTATCATTGGCAGATACATTGGCACCAATGCCGTGGCTGCTGCAGGAGCCTCCTTCCCCGTCATCTTTGTGCTCATCAGTTTGGTCATAGGTATCACTACCGGCACTACCATCATCATCTCACAATATTACGGCGCCAAGGATTATGAGAAGGTGAAGCGGGCCATCGACACTGCTTTCATCATCCTTTTCTTTGGTTCCGTCATCCTTACGGTCCTGGGGCTGGTTCTCATTGGGCCCATCTGGAGATTGCTTGCCCTGCCCGAACACCTGGTGAAGGACGCTACCCTCTATTTCAACATTTTCGCCTTGGGCCTGGTGCTAATGTTTGGCTACAATGGCGTGAGCGCCGTGCTCAGGGGACTGGGTGACTCCAAGACACCTCTTTATTTCCTGATCATCGCCACCATCCTCAACATTTTCCTCGACCTCCTGTTTGTCCTGGTATTTGGATGGGGGATTGCCGGAGTGGCCATTGCCACCGTTGTCGCCCAGGGAATTTCCTTTGGACTCAGCGTTTATTACCTCAACCGTTACCACCAGCTCATCCGCGTGTCTTACTCCGGACTGGTGTTCGACCGCGACATTTTCCGAAAAAGTTTGCGCATTGGCATCCCCACCGGGCTGCAGCACACATTCGTCTCACTGGGGATGATGGCACTCCTCAGGATCGTCAATGGCTTCGGCACCAGCACCATTGCGGCCTATACCATTGCCGGACGCATCGACTCTCTGGCCGCAATGCCTGCCATGAACTTCTCCATGGCCCTGTCCACCTTCGTGGGGCAAAACCTGGGTGCCAACAAGCCCGAACGGGTAAAGGCTGGCTACCGCAGTACCCTTTCCATGACAACCATCATATCGCTGTTGGTGTCCCTGTTGGCATGGCTCTTTGGGCGCCAAATGATGGGGGCATTTACCACGGACCCCGAAGTCATCCAAATCGGCTATGAATACCTGGTCATCGTCAGCAGCTTTTACATCCTCTTCTCGGCGATGTTCACCACCAACGGTATTATGCGTGGTGCCGGCGACACCATTGTCCCGATGTTCATCACCCTTTTCTCCCTCTGGGTCCTTCGCATCCCCGGTTCCTATTTCCTCTCCCAGCGAATGGGTACCGATGGCATCTGGTGGGGCATCCCCCTGGCCTGGTTCTTTGGGTGGCTCCTCTCCTGGTTCTATTACCGAACCGGCAAATGGCGTTCAAAAGCCGTGGTCAAATACGCCGACAACAACCAGCGCATGGAATAG
- a CDS encoding D-sedoheptulose 7-phosphate isomerase — MKIKKQIEDSIGLKQQVLADHELLEELERCIGEMIHCYEKGHKVLLCGNGGSAADAQHLAAELSGRFYFDRPPLNAEALHVNTSFLTAVANDYSFEQIYERMVMALGKEGDMLLAFSTSGHSPNIVNALVAARKLGMITVGFTGQEGGKINEFCDILFKVPSADTPRIQEVHILLGHIICENVEEILFKL, encoded by the coding sequence ATGAAGATAAAAAAACAAATAGAAGATTCCATAGGGCTGAAACAGCAAGTGCTTGCTGACCATGAGTTGCTGGAGGAACTGGAGCGGTGCATAGGGGAAATGATTCATTGTTATGAAAAGGGGCATAAGGTGCTCTTGTGCGGGAATGGGGGCAGTGCGGCAGATGCACAGCACCTGGCCGCAGAGTTGTCGGGCCGCTTTTATTTTGACCGGCCACCACTGAATGCTGAAGCGCTTCACGTGAACACCTCGTTTTTAACGGCAGTGGCCAATGACTATTCTTTCGAACAGATCTATGAGCGGATGGTCATGGCACTTGGCAAGGAGGGTGATATGCTGCTGGCATTTAGCACCTCGGGACATTCACCCAATATCGTCAATGCACTGGTTGCAGCTCGCAAACTGGGGATGATCACGGTGGGTTTTACAGGACAGGAGGGAGGCAAAATAAACGAATTCTGCGACATCCTGTTTAAGGTGCCTTCAGCAGATACCCCGCGGATTCAGGAAGTGCACATTTTGCTGGGCCATATTATCTGCGAGAATGTGGAGGAGATATTGTTTAAGTTATAG
- a CDS encoding HAD-IIIA family hydrolase — MNLFPDKNWTLFLDRDGVLNRRLEGDYVKRKEDFEWQEGVLESLAWLSGVFGTIVVVTNQQGIGKGLMTEKELEQIHHKMLNDLKQAGGRIDKVYFCPDLENSGSFNRKPMVGMGLQARRDFPEINFRQSVMVGDTLSDMRFGKRLKMKTVLISEDLTMARQHHFLIDLRFSSLKDFSKWAEQKLKK, encoded by the coding sequence ATGAATTTATTTCCGGATAAAAACTGGACGCTTTTTCTGGACCGTGATGGGGTGTTGAACAGGCGCCTTGAGGGCGATTATGTGAAGCGCAAGGAAGATTTTGAATGGCAGGAAGGGGTATTGGAAAGTCTGGCCTGGTTAAGCGGGGTATTTGGTACGATTGTTGTCGTAACCAATCAGCAGGGTATTGGAAAAGGCCTGATGACAGAAAAGGAGCTGGAACAGATCCACCACAAGATGCTGAACGATTTAAAGCAAGCGGGTGGCCGGATTGACAAGGTTTATTTTTGTCCTGACCTGGAGAACAGCGGAAGCTTTAACCGTAAACCAATGGTGGGTATGGGCTTGCAGGCCAGACGGGATTTCCCGGAAATAAACTTCCGGCAATCAGTCATGGTTGGTGATACGCTCAGTGACATGCGTTTTGGCAAGCGATTAAAAATGAAAACGGTTTTAATTTCGGAAGATTTAACAATGGCCAGGCAACATCACTTCCTTATTGATTTAAGATTCAGCAGCCTTAAGGATTTTTCTAAATGGGCTGAACAGAAATTAAAGAAATAG
- a CDS encoding S8 family serine peptidase encodes MALPGLAQDEFKAGYYWISFTDKLGTPYNLNQPEEFLSPRALSRRVHQGIALTPNDLPPNPAYIDSLKADIEVQVLYASRWLNGAMILSSEAESLERIRSFPFVSGTELVKPLPIIFQSIGDDQDLWEGERRPSATQTNEIELAYEDLFGKKAWRSVFHGLDPGYSGASIDQINGQKLLHDGYRGEGMLIAVLDGGFYAADQLSVFSHLWGSGRIAGTRDFVEIPENLYASSPHGTYVLSVMGGLRPGALMGTAIEATYWLIRTEDVATEYLIEEYNWLAGAELADSLGADVINSSLGYTRFDDPEQDHFYSDLNGETTVVAKAANKAFERGILVVNSAGNYGNQTWRYVGSPADSFGALSIGAVDIDGLVAGFSSRGPTADGRIKPDVMAHGLSVPVADLSEGVGLASGTSFSSPMIAGMSASLWGKFPHVSASQLKRAIIESGHLFLHPDSIYGNGIPDFNWASRLLQYDFQPAEQLVIYPNPISPSSFLTFHSESHQPFHLEVFDLRGQLVYSAGGESFFPGYNRIQPFEEMTHLDNGVYFLRMILNASGEFSVAKFIKVW; translated from the coding sequence ATGGCTTTACCAGGGCTTGCCCAGGATGAATTCAAAGCAGGGTATTACTGGATATCTTTCACAGATAAACTGGGCACTCCCTATAACCTCAATCAGCCGGAAGAATTCCTCTCGCCAAGAGCCCTCAGCCGGAGGGTACATCAGGGTATTGCCCTGACCCCAAATGACTTACCACCAAATCCGGCGTATATTGACAGCCTGAAAGCAGATATTGAGGTGCAGGTATTGTATGCAAGCCGCTGGTTGAATGGTGCCATGATTTTAAGCTCGGAGGCAGAAAGCCTTGAAAGGATCCGGAGTTTTCCGTTTGTTTCGGGAACGGAGCTGGTGAAGCCCTTGCCAATTATTTTCCAGAGCATCGGTGATGATCAGGATTTATGGGAGGGGGAAAGGCGGCCTTCGGCCACTCAGACAAATGAAATTGAACTGGCATATGAGGATCTTTTTGGTAAAAAGGCTTGGAGAAGTGTTTTCCACGGTCTGGATCCAGGATATTCTGGGGCATCTATTGATCAAATCAATGGACAAAAATTACTACATGACGGCTATCGCGGTGAAGGGATGTTGATTGCTGTGTTGGATGGCGGCTTTTATGCTGCTGACCAGTTGTCAGTTTTTTCGCATTTATGGGGATCGGGCCGTATCGCCGGTACCAGGGATTTCGTGGAAATACCTGAGAATCTTTATGCCAGCAGTCCCCATGGCACGTATGTATTATCAGTCATGGGTGGATTAAGGCCAGGTGCACTCATGGGAACGGCAATCGAGGCCACCTACTGGTTAATACGGACAGAAGATGTGGCAACCGAATACCTGATAGAAGAGTACAACTGGCTTGCAGGGGCAGAACTGGCCGACAGTCTTGGCGCAGATGTAATCAATTCCTCCCTGGGCTACACCCGTTTTGATGATCCGGAGCAAGATCATTTTTATTCGGATTTGAATGGCGAAACCACTGTGGTTGCAAAAGCCGCCAACAAGGCTTTTGAAAGAGGCATACTGGTGGTGAATAGTGCGGGGAATTATGGGAATCAGACCTGGCGTTATGTCGGGTCTCCTGCCGACAGTTTTGGGGCTTTAAGTATTGGGGCAGTTGATATTGATGGGTTAGTTGCTGGTTTTAGTTCACGTGGCCCTACTGCAGATGGACGTATTAAACCGGATGTTATGGCTCACGGATTAAGTGTTCCGGTAGCTGATTTGTCAGAGGGTGTGGGACTTGCGAGTGGGACCTCTTTCTCAAGCCCTATGATTGCAGGTATGTCAGCTTCGCTCTGGGGAAAATTTCCTCATGTTAGTGCCAGCCAACTGAAAAGAGCCATCATCGAAAGCGGACACCTGTTTCTTCATCCGGATTCTATCTACGGAAACGGTATTCCTGATTTTAACTGGGCTTCCCGTTTGCTGCAATATGATTTTCAACCTGCGGAACAATTAGTCATTTACCCAAATCCTATTTCGCCTTCCTCTTTTTTAACCTTCCACTCGGAAAGTCATCAGCCATTTCATCTTGAAGTATTTGACCTCAGGGGGCAATTGGTTTATAGTGCCGGGGGAGAATCTTTTTTTCCCGGGTATAACCGCATTCAGCCCTTTGAAGAAATGACGCATCTGGATAATGGGGTTTATTTCCTTCGGATGATTTTGAATGCATCGGGAGAATTTTCTGTTGCAAAATTCATTAAGGTCTGGTAA
- a CDS encoding glycosyltransferase family 2 protein — protein sequence MDISVVVPLYNEMESLPELTEWIARVMQAEGFSYEVLLIDDGSRDGSWEVIERLAKGNPALKGIRFRRNYGKSAALNVGFQHVSGKVVITMDADLQDSPEEIPELYQMIRKDGFDLVSGWKKKRYDPVTKTIPTKLYNWATRCATGIKLHDFNCGLKAYKLEVVKSIEVYGEMHRYIPVIAKWAGFTHIGEKVVHHQKRKYGKTKFGLERFVNGFLDLMSITFVTRFGRKPMHFFGLLGTLLFLAGLVIALYLAYAKFFMMGYRMTDRPLFYFGLLAMVLGTQLFLAGFLGELISRSAADRNHYLIEKTTEKQWQKS from the coding sequence ATGGATATTTCGGTGGTAGTGCCCTTATACAATGAAATGGAATCGCTTCCTGAGCTGACGGAATGGATTGCCCGTGTGATGCAGGCAGAAGGATTCAGCTATGAGGTGCTCCTTATAGATGACGGCAGCCGGGATGGTTCCTGGGAGGTGATAGAACGTCTGGCCAAAGGCAATCCTGCGCTTAAGGGGATCCGTTTCCGGCGAAATTACGGGAAGTCAGCGGCACTGAACGTGGGTTTTCAGCACGTTTCGGGCAAAGTGGTCATCACCATGGATGCCGACCTGCAGGACAGCCCCGAAGAGATCCCTGAGCTTTACCAGATGATCCGCAAGGATGGCTTTGACCTTGTGAGTGGCTGGAAAAAGAAGCGGTATGACCCGGTGACCAAGACCATCCCCACCAAATTGTATAATTGGGCTACCCGTTGCGCTACAGGAATCAAGTTACACGATTTCAACTGCGGGTTGAAAGCCTATAAGCTGGAAGTGGTAAAAAGCATTGAAGTCTATGGCGAGATGCACCGTTACATTCCGGTCATTGCTAAGTGGGCTGGTTTTACACACATTGGGGAAAAGGTCGTACATCACCAGAAACGCAAGTATGGTAAGACAAAATTTGGGCTTGAACGCTTTGTAAACGGCTTTCTGGACCTGATGTCCATCACCTTTGTGACGCGTTTCGGGCGCAAGCCCATGCATTTCTTTGGCTTGCTTGGCACCTTGCTCTTCCTTGCAGGTTTGGTGATAGCCCTTTACCTGGCTTATGCCAAGTTCTTTATGATGGGTTACCGGATGACCGACCGCCCCCTATTCTATTTTGGACTGCTGGCAATGGTGCTGGGAACCCAATTGTTCCTGGCGGGCTTCCTCGGGGAACTGATCTCGCGCAGTGCGGCCGACAGAAATCATTATCTCATTGAAAAAACAACCGAGAAACAGTGGCAAAAGTCGTAA
- a CDS encoding toxin-antitoxin system YwqK family antitoxin, whose protein sequence is MIRVHKNIRNILFFLILFQAFPALSQGNGVNQRDEEGRRQGPWQGIFANGMLRYQGQFVNDIPQGTFRYFYPEGGLRAELHHDTSKDVVPAVYFHKNNQPMATGQFKNNQRTGLWRFFSESGIKLAETEYTEGQLEGKSITFFPSGEVAEIVEYSAGVKQGAWQQFYEDGKVRLLASYENNELNGPFKLFYEDGKEQLLANYSNNLPHDSWKFFTKEGELEKEVIYQHGIIVKEMIYIEREEEITIPLVPDSEASEDIFTSPF, encoded by the coding sequence ATGATAAGGGTGCACAAAAACATTCGAAATATTCTTTTTTTTCTTATCCTTTTTCAGGCTTTTCCGGCCCTTTCACAAGGGAATGGAGTAAACCAGCGGGATGAGGAAGGCAGGCGGCAGGGACCCTGGCAGGGGATTTTTGCAAATGGGATGCTTCGCTACCAGGGGCAGTTTGTGAATGATATACCCCAGGGAACCTTTAGGTACTTTTATCCGGAAGGGGGGTTGCGTGCTGAACTGCATCATGATACATCCAAGGATGTTGTCCCTGCAGTTTACTTTCACAAGAACAACCAGCCCATGGCAACCGGTCAGTTTAAAAACAATCAGAGAACTGGTCTTTGGCGCTTTTTTTCTGAGTCAGGAATTAAACTGGCAGAAACTGAGTACACGGAAGGTCAACTGGAAGGGAAATCCATCACTTTTTTCCCATCGGGAGAAGTGGCAGAAATCGTTGAATACAGCGCTGGGGTTAAACAAGGAGCCTGGCAGCAATTTTATGAAGATGGAAAGGTCAGGCTGCTGGCTAGCTATGAAAACAACGAATTGAATGGCCCCTTCAAATTGTTCTATGAAGATGGAAAGGAACAACTGCTTGCCAACTATAGCAATAACCTTCCTCATGACAGCTGGAAGTTTTTTACCAAAGAAGGTGAATTGGAGAAAGAAGTTATTTATCAGCATGGTATCATTGTGAAAGAGATGATTTATATTGAGCGGGAGGAAGAAATTACCATTCCCCTGGTACCTGACAGCGAAGCTTCGGAAGATATTTTTACCTCTCCGTTTTAA
- a CDS encoding glycosyltransferase family 4 protein yields MAKVVILGSAHPLRGGGLATFNERLARAFQDEGHEVIIYTFSLQYPGFLFPGKTQYSEDPAPEGLDIRVKVNSLSPLNWWKVGRELRKLKPDLLVVRYWIPFMAPCLGTIASMVKKNKHTRVVAIADNIIPHEKRPGDRLLTHYFVKRIQGFVTLSESVREDLMQFGVPETRSIYCAHPLYDNFGEFLPMEQARKQLGIAHKGPIVLFFGFIRDYKGLDLLLKAFASPEIKALPLKLLVAGEFYTDPEPYHELAEEFGMEEQVLWQTHFIPNEKVREYFCAANLVAQPYKSATQSGVTQVAYHFEVPMLVTRVGGLPEMVPHGKVGYVVEPEPKEISKAIAEFFKEGREKAYRENIKEEKKRFTWQKLVNALIEQGNKR; encoded by the coding sequence GTGGCAAAAGTCGTAATATTGGGATCGGCGCATCCCCTGAGAGGCGGTGGGCTGGCGACCTTCAACGAAAGGCTTGCCCGTGCTTTCCAGGATGAAGGGCACGAGGTTATCATCTATACCTTCTCCCTTCAATACCCGGGCTTCCTGTTCCCGGGGAAGACCCAGTACTCGGAAGATCCTGCACCTGAAGGACTGGATATCCGGGTGAAGGTCAACAGCTTGAGCCCATTGAACTGGTGGAAAGTGGGGCGCGAATTGCGTAAACTGAAGCCTGATTTGCTGGTTGTTCGTTACTGGATTCCCTTTATGGCCCCCTGCCTTGGCACCATTGCTTCAATGGTGAAAAAGAATAAACATACACGGGTGGTGGCCATTGCCGATAACATCATCCCACACGAAAAACGCCCTGGAGACCGCCTGTTGACGCATTATTTCGTAAAACGAATACAAGGGTTCGTAACCCTCTCTGAGTCCGTCAGGGAGGATCTGATGCAGTTTGGCGTACCTGAAACGCGCAGTATCTATTGCGCTCATCCGTTGTATGACAACTTTGGAGAATTCCTGCCGATGGAGCAGGCACGCAAGCAACTGGGCATAGCTCATAAGGGCCCCATCGTGCTGTTTTTTGGGTTTATTCGTGATTACAAAGGGCTTGATCTGCTGCTGAAGGCATTTGCCAGTCCAGAGATTAAAGCATTGCCACTGAAATTGCTGGTGGCAGGAGAGTTTTACACCGATCCTGAACCTTATCACGAGCTTGCCGAGGAATTCGGCATGGAGGAACAGGTCCTCTGGCAAACGCATTTCATCCCAAACGAAAAAGTTCGGGAATATTTTTGTGCTGCCAACCTGGTGGCACAACCTTATAAAAGTGCCACGCAAAGCGGGGTGACGCAGGTGGCCTACCATTTTGAGGTTCCTATGCTCGTAACGCGGGTTGGGGGATTGCCTGAGATGGTGCCACATGGAAAGGTGGGTTATGTGGTGGAACCCGAACCAAAAGAGATTTCAAAGGCTATTGCTGAATTCTTTAAGGAGGGCAGGGAAAAGGCCTACAGGGAAAACATAAAGGAAGAAAAAAAACGTTTCACCTGGCAAAAGCTTGTGAATGCCCTGATTGAACAGGGTAATAAGAGATAA